The Polynucleobacter sp. MWH-UH35A genomic interval TCCATGGCGCCCATATTGAAATCACTCACTGCGACGATCATGAAACGCTCAAGATCTAACTCCAGCCCAAAGCGCTTCTCATCCCAATGAATAGAAGCAATCAGAGAGTCCATGGCATGACGAGTCTTTTTCAGATCATGTGGCTCAACCCAGATCTGCAATAGCTTCTTAGCGCCACTGCTAGTGGTAATAGTCTCTTCAATACACTGCAGCTTACCGGCCACCAAGGCAAACAAGTAGGATGGCTTCGGAAATGGGTCTTCCCAAGTGGCGCTGTGCCAACCGTTAGGCAGCTTCTCTGTATTGAGTAAGTTACCGTTAGACAACAAGACTGGGCACTCTGTTTCACGAGCACGCAATGTCACACGATAGCGCGCCATGACATCAGGGCGATCCAGGAAATAGGTAATCTTTCGAAAACCTTCCGCCTCGCATTGCGTAAAGAAATTGCCATTTGAGACGTACAGACCCATCAAGGTAGTGTTTTTTTCGGGAACACAAACGCAAATAATCTCTACGACAAATTTTTCCCTGCCTTCGTTTGGCAATGAATGAATGGAAAGTGTCTCTGGAGTTAATTCAAAGTGACGATGGGCCTCACCATTAATCCGCAAGCTGACGAACTCAAGCTCATTTCCTACTAATACCAGGGGGGCACCTGCTTCAAAGCTTTTGCCTGGCAAAACTTCAATGCGACTTTTAACAATAGTGCGCGCTGGGTCTAGAGCAATATCTAACTCAACGTGATCGAAGGTATAAACAGGGGGGCGGTATTCGAGCCGACGGAAGCTCTGGGGGAGATCAGTTTTCATAGGCCTATTTTAAGTCTAGGCTGACTGAGTGGTGTGCCGCCTGATCGAGCCCTAAGTCAAGCCCTAAGTCAAGCCCAAATCAGGGTAGCCAAGCCAATAGCAATAAAAGTAACAGCGGCTACTGCGTGAACCCACTTTATCGGCATGCGTTTCGTGAACTTCTGGCCTATCCAGACTGCAGGAGCATTAGCCAACATCATCCCCAAGGTGGTGCCAATCGTTACCGAGACTACATCTTCATAACGAGCCCCCAAAGCAATAGTGGCAATTTGCGTCTTATCACCCATCTCAGCCAAAAAGAATAGGCCTGTTGTTAGCAAAAATACTTGCAGGGCTTTATCAGCCACCTTCGATCCAGCGGCATCATCAATATGATCTGGCACCAACAGCCACAAACCAATCCCCAAGAAACTCAATCCTAAAATCCAGCGCATGACATCAGGCGACACCAAGGTAGTTAACCAATGGCCTAGCAAAGCAGCGCAAGCATGATTAGCAATCGTGGCAATAAAGATGCCAGCAATAATTGCCATGGCTTGTTTTGGGTAACGCGCTGCAAGCATCAGCGAAAGTAATTGAGTTTTGTCCCCCATCTCTGCCAAAGCAACAACTCCAGCAGAGAGGGTTAAGGCAGAAAAATCCATAAATGAAATCAGTCCAGTCGGTTTTACGTATGCACCTCATTTTAAATCTGAAGCTCGTCCAGACCTACCCATTTATGAACGCCCCTGCTTTATGCCACCAACAATTCCTCTGCAGAGGCATACTTCAGGCCTTGTGCCACCGCAACTGGCATTGATGTCAATACTCCTTTGTGCACGCTCAAACCATTGCGCAAATGCTGATCAATTGAGAGTGCATTGAACACCCCGCGGTTTGCCAAGGCCTCTACAAATGGATAGGTTGCATTTGTTAAAGCAAAAGTAGATGTTCGGGCTACCGCACCCGGCATATTAGCTACGCAATAATGAATCACGCCATCCACTACAAATGTCGGATCTGCATGAGTGGTGGGTTTAGAGGTTGCAAAACAGCCGCCCTGATCAATAGCCACATCTACCACGACCGAACCAGGTTTCATTTTTTTAATCATGTCATTTGATACCAACTTAGGTGCAGCAGCCCCTGGTAGTAATACCGCACCAATCACAACATCAGCCTCACATATCTCTTGCTCAATAAGCAAACTATCTGAGTAGAACGTTCTCACCCGATTGCCATAGAACATATCGATCTGACGTAAGCGTTCAATATCACGATCAAAAATGCATACATCTGCGCCCATACCAACGGCCATTTGCAATGCATTACGACCCACAACACCGCCTCCCAAGATCACAATCTTTGCTGGAGAGACACCAGGCACTCCAGCCATCAGTACACCTAGACCGCCATTGGTTTTCTCAAGGTGGGATGCAGCTGCTTGAATAGACATGCGCCCCGCCACTTCACTCATAGGCGCCAATAAAGGTAAAGCGCCATTCATGGCGGTGACAGTTTCATAGGCAATGCACGTTGCGCCAGATTGCAGCAATGCTTTGGTTTGCTTAGGGTCTGGTGCTAAGTGTAAGTATGTGAACAGAATTTGATTCTCTTTCAACATGGCACACTCCTGCGCCTGAGGTTCTTTGACTTTCACAATCATGTCTGCCCGCTGAAACACCTCTGCCGCACTATTAATTAAATTAGCGCCAGCAAGTCGATAAGTCTCATCACTCAAACCAATTTGCTCACCAGCACCACGCTGTATGAGCACAGAATGCCCCTGCTTACACAGTCCACTAACATTGCCAGGTGTCAAGCCAACCCGAAACTCATTATTTTTAACTTCTTGAGGTACACCAATAATCATTGCTATCTCCTGTTATTTAAAATTACGCTTACTCTTCATTGCCCTTCATTACTCTTACTCACTCTTGCTTGCTGTTTTGCGATGCAAGCCCACGCCATAGAACATCGCCAGATACACACCCAACAAACACGGACCCACTATTAAGGCGATCCGGGCATCCTCATGAAATCCCATCAACACCACTACTAAACCAATAAATGCCAAAGCAAACCACGAGGAATAAGGCCACCAAGGAGCGCGATAAGCCAATTGAGCTACTTGGGCTTTAGATAAGGAGCGTCTGAATTTAATCTGCGTGATTAAGATAGCGATCCAAACCATCAAACCAATAAAGGTCACTGCGGCCATCATGTATTGAAAGGCTTTATCAGGGACAAAGTAGTTCAATACCACGCCTGACATACAAACGCCAACCGTAGTCATTACTGCCCGATGAGGAACGCCATACCTTGAAAGCTTTGAGAAGGATCTCGGGGCATAACCGTTAGACGACAGAGAGTACAAGAGGCGTCCGCCACTAAAGATGCCTGCATTACAGGATGAGAGCGCCGCAGTGATCACAACAAAGTTAATCAAGCCCGCCGCTTCTCGCAGCCCTAATCGCTCAAACATCACAACGAATGGACTACCCTGCTGACCCACTTGATTCCACGGGAAGATTGCCAAAATAACCAGAATGGCACCCATGTAAAAAATCAGAATGCGCCATGCCAGAGAATCGATTGCCATCGGAATAGTTTTTTGTGGGTTCTCAGCCTCACCCGCAGAAAGACCAATCATTTCAATTCCAACATAAGCGAACAACACCATCTGCAGTGACAGCAACATGCCACTGATGCCATTAGGAAAGAATCCACCGTGCTGCCACAAGTTACTGAGGCCGATTGGCTGCCAATTATTGGTAAAGCCAAATAAGATGACTGAACCACCAAGCGCAATCATGGCAACAATGGCCACCACCTTGATGAGCGCAAACCAAAATTCAAACTCACCAAATACTTTGACAGCAATCAGATTAATTAAGCCCATCATCACAATCGATGAAAGTGCCCAGACCCACTGAGGTGTTTCCGGAAACCAAATGCCCATATAGATGCCAACGGCCGTCACTTCCGCAATTCCTACTACGATCCAATAGGTCCAATAACCCCAGCCCACCATATAGCCAGCCAGGGGACCAACATAACTGTTGGCATATGCCGCAAAAGAGCCGGCTACAGGCTCATGTACTGCCATTTCACCTAATGTGCGCAGAACGATAAAGGCAACCAAGCCCGCAAGTAAGTAACCCAAAAGAATTGATGGGCCAGCAATTTGAATTGCGCTTGCCGAACCAAGAAATAATCCAACGCCTATCGTTGAGCCTAAAGCCATCAAACGAATATGGCGTACTTTGAGGTGGCGTTTTAAGCCAGTGTGTTCAGTCTGCAAGAGAGACCTCCTTTCGATTTGCTGTTAGCGATTTACCAACGCAGCAGAGTCTAGGGAGGACTGAGGATGAGCACTAGAGGCTGAAAATTACTAAAGTGACTAATTGAATAAATATGTTTTGGTAAAAATAGAAATGTCTTTTAAATCAATGCGAGACTTGAAATAAATTATTTATGACGGCAAAAGAATCAGTAATTTCCTACAGGGAATCCCCTTAAGGATTTACGGTACTTTTTAAGAAAAACTTATTGCGCGGAAATGAGATTCAGAATTTCTGCAGCGGCAGCTAAGCCGCAAGCAGCAGTCACCATCACAGTAGAGCCATAGCCGGAGCAGGCCAGTCCACCACTAGAAGCCCCAGCGCGTGGCTCATGCGAGTAGACCGCACGAATGCCGATTTTCTTTTTCAGGTTTCGAGAAAATCCATGATCTTGCCGCAACCCCTGTCGCACCTTAGCCAGTAATGCATCTTGCTCCGTACGTGAGAGATCATCACAGCGCACTGAGGTTGGATCAGATTTTCCACCGGCAGCGCCACACATCACTAAGGAGCGATGATTTTTCACAGCCCAAACGGATAAAGCAATTTTAGTTTGCACGGAATCCGTCGCATCCAATACCAAGGCATTTTCTGGAATGAGTTGATCTAAATTTTCGGGCTCCAGAAATTCATCACAGGAAGTCAGCTTGATCTCTGGATTAATTTGCAAAATACGTTGCGTCATCGCCTCTACTTTTGCCTTGCCGTACTGACCCTCCAAAGCATGTAACTGCCGATTGGTATTGCTCTCAGCAATATGGTCAAAATCAATCAAGACAAGATGCCCAATGCCAGTGCGTGCCAATGCTTCTGCCGCCCAAGATCCAACCCCTCCCAGGCCAGCCACCACCACTGTTGCATTCAGAAAGCGCTCACGTAGCTCCGCCCCGTAGAGTCTTGAAACCCCACCAAAACGACGATTCTCTATGCTGTCTTCTGCCCTGTCTTCTGCCTTGTCTTCTGCCATAGCTTCTCTTTATACTGAAAAAATGGACTCCATTGCTCAACTCCGCAAAAACTATACCCTTGGTCAGCTATCAGAGACCGAGGTTCCACATGACCCTCTACAGCTATTTCAGCTCTGGTTTGAACAGGCCATGAAGGCAGAGTGTCCGGAACCCAACTCCATGACCCTAGCAACAGCGGACCAAGCTGGCAATCCATCAGCTCGTATTGTCTTACTAAAAGGTGCCGATCAAAATGGCTTTACCTTTTTTACCAACTACGAGAGCCAAAAAGGTCGTGACTTAGCAATACGCCCTCAGGCAGCGCTACTCTTTCATTGGCATGAATTAGAGCGTCAGGTCCGCATTCAAGGCGTTGTCGAGAAGGTTAGCCCTAGCGAGAGTGATGAGTACTTCCATTCCCGTCCGGCCGCCTCCAGAATTGGTGCCTGGGCCTCGCCCCAGAGCGCCGCCATTCCAAATCGCGAATTCCTAGAAGAAGCAGAAAAACGCTTCAAAGCAGAATTTGGTGACAAACCCCCTCGCCCAGAGCATTGGGGTGGATACCGCTTATATCCTACGGAAATTGAATTTTGGCAGGGTCGCCCCTCTAGACTGCATGATCGAATGCACTACAAGCGAGAAGAAAACCAGTGGCGAATAAATCGCCTTGCCCCTTAAGATTTTTCTTAAGAATACTGGGGTGCGATGAGCGATTTAAATTTCGCTCTGAATTTCGCTAGCTTAGGCGCAACCACTGCCATGCAATATCCTTGATTAGGGTGTTGCTGAAAATAATTCTGGTGATAGTCTTCTGCGGGATAAATTGTTGGCGCAACATCGATCTGCGTCACCACAGGATTAGAGTAGATTTTTGAATCTTCCAACTCCCCCACTACCTCATGTGCAATCTTGGATTGCTCTTCACTATGTGTAAAGATCACAGAGCGATATTGTGCGCCGTGGTCATTGCCTTGATAGTTCAAAGTAGTTGGATCGTGAATGACAAAAAAGATTTCTAATAAATCCCTGAATGAAACCACCTGCGGATTAAATAAGATGTCGACAATTTCCGCATGACCAGATACACCAGTACAGACAGTTTCATAAGTTGGGTTCGGCCTTGCGCCTCCCGCATACCCAGAAACCACTGACTGAATACCAGTAATTTGCTGATAAACCGCCTCAAGGCACCAAAAACAGCCTCCGCCTAGGGTGGCCCGCTCTAAAAAGGGTTCGTTTTTATCTAAATTTGCTTCCATGGCTTTATCCTAATACCTTATTCAAAAGCCTGCCAACCAATAATCCACTATGAATCGCTTCACCATCCAACTCGACGAAATCAAAGCAGCCTTCGCAGCCGAACCCAATCCTACGATTGAAGTGCGGTTGGATCGCATTGCTCGCATCGAAAAAATGATCGAGGTTAATGAAGACAAAATATGTAAGGCCCTTGAGGCAGATTTTGGTGTACGCCATCCGGTAGAGACAAGACTTGCGGAATGCCAAATGATTTATCAGGCATGCAAACATACCCGCAAGCATCTTAAGGAGTGGATGAAACCCGAACAAAGAGACGTCCCCTTCCATATGGGTGATTCACAAGCTTGGGTTGAAAGTCAGCCACTAGGTGTAGTTGGTATTTTGAGTCCATGGAATTATCCAGTGCAGTTAGCACTCATTCCTGCGATTGCTGCTTTTGCGGCAGGCAATCGGGTGTGGCTCAAGCCTTCTGAACGCAGCTCACGCACTTCAGGATTTATTGCCAACCTGATTCAAGAATATTTCCACCCCACAGAATTTTGCGTTACCACCGGTGGCCCCGATGTTGCAGAACAATTCGCCGCCCTGCCTTTTGATCACCTCTTCTTTACTGGCTCAGGAAATATCGGCAAAAAAGTGATGCGCGCTGCCGCAGAAAACTTGACCCCGGTAACTCTAGAGCTCGGTGGCACCACACCAGTCATTATTGATTCCAGCGCAAAACTCAAGGATGCTGCTGCCTCAATTATTTATGGCAAATTGCTTAACGGAGGGCAAACATGTATTGCGCCCGATTACGTATTGCTCGAGCCAAATATTCAAGAAACAATTATTCAAGAGTTGCAAGCTGCGGCTCAGACGCAATTTAGCAAGCCCGAAGAATTCACCGGCCCGATTGATGAACGGCAACTGGAATATTGGCAACACTTAATCAGTGATGCAGTCGATCGTGGCGCAAAAGTCATCCCCCTGCTCAATAATCCTGGAGCTGGAGCAAGGCCATTCGAGCCGATTGTGCTCACAAACGTTTCACCAGAAGCACGAGTACTGCATGAAGAAATCTTTGGGCCCATCTTGCCGATTGTGACGATTGCCGATACCGCTGCAGCAATTGAGTATGTAAACAATAAACCGAACCCCCTCGCTTTGTACTGGTTTGGCAAAGACAAGCAAAACCTAAAACGCGTTTTAAGTGAAACTCGCTCTGGCGGCGTTACTGTCAATGACACCCTTTTGCATATCACGATTGAGGATCTGCCTTTTGGTGGTGTTGGGGCAAGCGGTATGGGGAGCTATCACGGTAAAGCTGGCTTTGATACCTTTAGCCATCAAAAGTCGATTTTGGAAGTGCGCGGCTTCTTTGGTTTGAATCTCTTTAAAGGGACCAAAACAGCGCGCCCTCCTTACGGAAAAATGACCGAATGGTTATTGCACTATTTGAAGTAACACCTCAAATTAGCAGCAAACGAATTGCAAACCCGATAAACAAAATGCCGGCCAATAACCAAAGTGCCGCGGCTAAGCGTGGGCGAGCCTGAAAGAATTTCAGAGAGGCCTGCCCTACACCGATCAGACACGCCAAATAGCTCATACTCATCACCTGCAGCACAATAGCAAGATAAAAGAAGGTATGTAAGGGTCGGACAAAATCAGGTCGAATAAATTGCGAAAAGAAAGCGATAAAGAAAAAAATTGCTTTGGGATTAGTTAACGAGAGCGTCAATGCAGCCACTAGTGGATGCAATTGCATCAAACGCATTTGTATCTCATACGCTTCAGAGTCTGCACCCAATTTCCAGCGTTGCAGTCCGCTACGCAAAAGCCCATAACCCATCCAAGCTAAGTACACAGCTCCGAATGTACGCACAAGACTAAAGAGAATGGGTGAAGAAATCAGAATAGATGCAGCTCCCAAAACAACAGCCATCATTAACACTGAGTCACCGATAAAGATTCCAAGCGCACCCCATGCACCAGAGCGCCAACCCTTTTGAATGGCAATTGTTAAGACATAAAGGGAGTTTGGGCCAGGCAACAAAATAATGAATAAGGTCCCAAGTAGGTAACTTGAGAAATCGACTATTCCTGCATTCGCTGGTGATAAGAGACTATATGAGAGCCATTCCATATCCTTATCATAATTAATTCGGGAAAACCCTTGTAATTACTTGCTCAAACTGTCATAATGAGGGGCTTTTTTAAGCAATTTGATTCATCGCCCCCCAGCTCTATTTCAGCGTACCGTTTAGAAGTCATAAACACCGAAGTTCATAATACGCGCTGCCGCTTGTCTGATGGTCGATGCCTTTGACCATCGCACCTTATAAAAACTATGGGTGCAACATACGGAGACATCCCTAAAAGGGGATGTGTAATAGCATGACTTTTTCTAAAGAAACTAAACATGAGCCAAAAGACGCAAGTCGCGGCTCAAAGAGCGCTGGTAATGAATTCCAGAATTTCGCCCTCGCGGCATCACTCCTTAAAAACGTTGCTGAACTGGGTTTTACCCAAGCTACCAATGTACAGGCACAGGTTATTCCTGCAGCCTTATCTGGTGGTGACTTATTGGTCAGCAGCCAAACCGGTAGCGGTAAAACCGCAGCCTTTTTATTACCTTTAATTAACCAACTCATCGAAGACAACCCGAATAACTCACCTGTACCAGGTCGCGCACAACCTAAAGTGCTAGTGCTCTGCCCTACCCGTGAATTAGCACAACAGGTTGCTGCAGATGCGGTGAACTTAGTGCGTGGCATGAAGGGCATTCGTATTGCTACTGTGATGGGTGGCATGCCTTACGGCAAGCAAATCCAGGCACTAAAAGGTGCTTTGTTAGTGGTTGCAACTCCAGGTCGCTTACTAGACTTGTGTGATAGCAAAGCGATTCGCTTAGACGACGTAAAGCAACTCGTTATCGACGAAGCTGATCGCATGCTCGACATGGGATTTGCGGATGATCTCGAGGCAATTGATAAGCGTTGCGCAGGCCGTAACCAAACTTTGATGTTCTCCGCAACTTTCGCGCCAAAGATTATGTCTTTAGCAAACGAGTTGACTACAGATGCCAAGCGTATTGAACTTGCTCACGCAGGTGAAAAGCACGCCAACATTGAACAGAAGTTGCATTGGGCTGACAGCATGTCACACAAGCATAAGTTGCTTGAGCACATTTTGGCTGATGCTGATTTGGATCAAGCAGTTGTGTTTGCGAGCACTCAAGTTGAGAGCGAAAAAATTGCTGACACATTACGTGCTAACGGCTACGAAGCTACTGCTCTTCACGGTGCAATGCCTCAAGCTGTGCGCATGCGTCGTCTCGAGTCCTTACGCAAAGGTCACACCAAGATTTTGGTTGCAACTGACGTAGCAGCTCGCGGTATTGATGTGCCACGCATCAGTCACGTGATTAACTTTGGCTTGCCAATGAAACCGGAAGACTATACGCATCGTATCGGCCGTACTGGTCGTGCAGGTCGTAATGGTGTTGCTATCACTTTGGTCGAGCATCGTGATCGCGCGAAGATCCGTAATATCGAACGCTTCACACAGCAAGATATTGTCGCTTCAGTCATTTCCGGTCTTGAGCCACAAGCCAAGCCTAGCTTTGGCGGTGGCAATCGCTCTGGTGGCGGACGTTCAGGCGGTGGTGGTCGTTCAGGCGGCGGCTTCGGCGGCAATCGCTCAGGCGGTGGTGGCGGTCGTTACGGCTCAGGCGCTCGTTCGGAATCTCGCTTTGGCGGTGGTGGCTCAGGCGGCAATGCTGGCGGCGGTCGCTCAGGCGACTCACGCCCAGCGCGCTCCGCTGATTCACGTCCATCACGCTTTGGTGATTCGCGTCCAGCGGGTGGCCCACGTTTTGCCAAACCTAAGTCTGGCGGTCAACGTCGCAACTTTAGCGGTAGCTAAAAATGATTCACCGTAATCGCCTCCGTTCTGCATGGAATCGAGTCGGTTCCGGTGAAATCCATCGGGCGCCCCGCAAATGGCAAGCTTGGTTAAGCGATACCGGATCTCTCACTCAAAAAATTGAAAAGGCGATTGGGCAAAAGCTAGAAGTTCAGGTTTTGCGTGACTGCCCTCAATCACTCAATAGCGACGAAAGTCGCTATTTTCATTTCAAGATCAGGCGCTGTAGAGTGCGTGAGGTACTGCTTTGCTCTAATGGTGTGCCTTTGGTAATGGCGCACAGCGTCATCCCCACCTTTAGTTCCAGCGGTAGTAATCACGCCATTTTGCGTTTAGGTTCCAAACCCTTAGGAGCGGTGTTATTCAGTAAAACCCGCAAGCATTCCAAAGCAAAGCCACCGCGGGACATTGCCCGCCTCGATAAAGGCAGTGAACTATGGAAAAAATGCTCTAAAAACTTTGCAGGTTTATGCTCGCCTTTGTGGGCGCGACGCACTCTCTATCGCTTAAAGGGTCATCCTATCTTGGTGATTGAAATCTTCTTACCTGCCCTATTAGAGGCTGCAAAGTTCTAGTTACTTGCTTTGACTTTTAGATTGTCAACCAAGCTAAGGTTGATTTCACCAAGGCTTCATCGCCTGGTTCGCTAGTAAAGACTTCTCCAAACCCAATCATCTCTGCCGCATCCGCAATATTGTGATGTGGGCAAAGTGCACTGGCACTATTGAGGTTGTACGTAAATTGATCTTTTATCACCTCACCAAGATAGCGCACGGCTTCTGATGAGGTCAGCAACCATAGCGATTTACTCAAATCCATTTCTCGCACAAGTTGCCAAGCTGGATTATCAATATCTAAGGGCACTCGACTATATGTAGAAATGGTCTCTACAGTAGCGCCCGCCTTGAGCAATGTTTCTGCAAGCCAATCGCGGCCACCCTCACCTTTAAAGATCACTACTTTTTTATTGCGCCAATTCCACTGCAAAGCTTGGAGCTCTTGCCACAAACCCTCAGAGTCCCACTGCTCATTATTTTTAGGAATGATGATGGGGGTGGGATTGTCTTCTGAGCCAATGCCGTGATTCTTTAGAGCTAAATGACTACTACCGCCCATCACACCAATTGGAATAATCTTTTTAGAAAAGTCTTGCCAATCTCGCTCCAATAAACGCATCACACTCTCGATGGCGTTCGGGCTGACAAAGATCGCCAGATCCGCATTACTCAAAGACGTGGCGATATGATCCGCTAAATGTTCATCTGACTTGGGAACGATAGTTAGTAAAGGCAAGGACAGTATTTCTGGGAGGGTGCGCTTACCAACACCACTTGCCTCAATGGCCCGAGTGAGCACTTCAATCAGCTGGCGCGCCTGACCGCTTGGTCTGGTAACGACAATAGTTTTAGTGCTCATCGCTACAAATACTTTTATTTAGAAATCTTGGGGATCAAATCTGCCGCGCCCTGAGACAGCAAGTCTTTTGCTACAACAAGTCCCAAAGCTTCAGCGTCTGCCACAGATTGCACTACCCCAATTCCATTCGCCAAACAAATGGCTTTGCCATCAACGCTTGCCACAAAAGATCGAATGCTCATTTGGTTCTGATCCCATATAGCATGAGCAGCAAGGGGTACTTCGCATGATCCACCTAGTTGACGTGACACCATACGCTCAGCAGATACTGCGAATAAAGTAGGTAAGTCATTTAGTGGAGCAAGCCATTGCTTGATATTGGGATGCTTGCTTAAAGTTTCGATACCAAGAGCACCCTGACCTGCAGCTGGCGTGTAAGGATCGTAAGGCAAGAAGGCGCGAATACGTGACTCCAAGCCTAAGCGCTTTAAACCAGCGGCCGCCAAGATGATGGCCTGATACTCGCCTTTGTCTAACTTACCCATGCGGGTATCTAAATTACCGCGCAATGGTTGAATGATGAGATGAGGAAACTTAGCGCGCAAAACGGACTCGCGGCGCAGACTGGATGTACCTACTATTGCGCCGCTAGGAAGCTCTTCAAGGTTGGCGTAATTATTGGAAACAAAAGCATCACGTGCATCCTCCCTAGCCATCACGCATGAAAGGTCAAATCCCTCAG includes:
- the hemC gene encoding hydroxymethylbilane synthase — translated: MSQTLNSTPSSAFPAAPKRLVIASRESRLAMWQAEHVRDCLKKLYPGCDVQILGMTTRGDQILDRALSKVGGKGLFVKELETALEDGRADLAVHSLKDVPMVMPEGFDLSCVMAREDARDAFVSNNYANLEELPSGAIVGTSSLRRESVLRAKFPHLIIQPLRGNLDTRMGKLDKGEYQAIILAAAGLKRLGLESRIRAFLPYDPYTPAAGQGALGIETLSKHPNIKQWLAPLNDLPTLFAVSAERMVSRQLGGSCEVPLAAHAIWDQNQMSIRSFVASVDGKAICLANGIGVVQSVADAEALGLVVAKDLLSQGAADLIPKISK
- a CDS encoding uroporphyrinogen-III synthase, producing the protein MSTKTIVVTRPSGQARQLIEVLTRAIEASGVGKRTLPEILSLPLLTIVPKSDEHLADHIATSLSNADLAIFVSPNAIESVMRLLERDWQDFSKKIIPIGVMGGSSHLALKNHGIGSEDNPTPIIIPKNNEQWDSEGLWQELQALQWNWRNKKVVIFKGEGGRDWLAETLLKAGATVETISTYSRVPLDIDNPAWQLVREMDLSKSLWLLTSSEAVRYLGEVIKDQFTYNLNSASALCPHHNIADAAEMIGFGEVFTSEPGDEALVKSTLAWLTI